A portion of the Mycobacterium paraseoulense genome contains these proteins:
- a CDS encoding molybdopterin-dependent oxidoreductase, whose amino-acid sequence MTGEWKSTACILCECNCGIVVQVEGRRLAHIRGDKAHPASKGYTCNKALRLDHYQNSGARLTSPLRRRADGSFEEIDWDTAIVEIAEGFKHIRDAYGGDKVFYYGGGGQGNHLGGAYSGAFLKALGSRYRSNALAQEKTGEAWIDGQLYGGHTRGEFEHAEVAVFVGKNPWMSQSFPRARVVLNEIAKDPNRSMIVIDPVVTDTAKMSDFHLRVRPGTDAWCLAALAAVLVQENLCEETFLTQHVRGADAIRAALRDVPVAEYAQRCGVDEELMRAAARRIGAAASAAVFEDLGVQQAPNSTLCSYLNKLLWILTGNFAKKGGQHLHSSFGPLFGQFSGRTPVTGAPIIAGLVPSNVVPEEILTDHPDRFRAMIVESSNPAHSLANSAACREAFGALELMVVIDVAMTETARLAHYVLPAASQFEKPEATFFNLEFPHNAFQLRRPLLEPLPGTLPEPEIWARLVRALGVVDDADLRPLSEAARRGRQAYTEAFLAATATNPTLAKVLPYVLYETLGPTLPEGMRGAAALWGLAQKAALTYPEAVRRAGHADGNALFDAILDTPSGVTFTVHDYEDDFALIGHPDHKIALEIPEMLDELAALNAGPPRLTTPEFPVVLSVGERRAYTANDIFRDPSWRKRDADGALRVSVEDAQALGLVDGCRARVSTAAGSAEATVEIAETMMAGHAALPNGFGLDYVDGDGHTVVAGVAPNALTSTGWRDPYAGTPWHKHVPARIEPVPVSSRS is encoded by the coding sequence ATGACCGGTGAATGGAAGTCCACGGCATGCATCCTGTGCGAATGCAACTGCGGCATCGTCGTCCAAGTCGAAGGTCGGCGGCTGGCGCACATCCGGGGCGACAAGGCGCACCCGGCATCCAAGGGCTATACCTGCAACAAGGCGCTGCGGCTGGACCACTACCAGAACAGCGGCGCCCGGTTGACCTCCCCGCTGCGCCGCCGCGCCGACGGCAGCTTCGAGGAGATCGACTGGGACACCGCGATCGTCGAGATCGCCGAGGGGTTCAAGCACATCCGGGACGCCTACGGCGGCGACAAGGTCTTCTACTACGGCGGCGGCGGGCAGGGCAATCACCTGGGTGGGGCCTACAGCGGGGCCTTCCTCAAAGCCCTCGGTTCGCGTTACCGGTCAAATGCGTTGGCGCAGGAGAAGACCGGTGAGGCCTGGATCGACGGGCAGCTCTACGGCGGCCACACCCGGGGCGAATTCGAGCACGCCGAGGTGGCGGTGTTCGTCGGGAAGAACCCGTGGATGTCGCAGAGCTTTCCCCGTGCCCGGGTGGTGCTCAACGAGATCGCCAAGGACCCGAACCGGTCGATGATCGTCATCGATCCCGTCGTCACCGATACCGCCAAGATGTCCGACTTCCACCTGCGGGTGCGGCCCGGCACCGACGCGTGGTGCCTGGCCGCACTTGCGGCCGTCCTGGTGCAGGAAAACCTTTGCGAAGAAACGTTTCTCACGCAGCATGTCCGCGGCGCCGACGCGATCCGTGCCGCGCTGCGGGACGTCCCGGTGGCCGAGTACGCGCAACGGTGCGGGGTGGACGAGGAGCTGATGCGTGCCGCGGCGCGGCGGATCGGCGCCGCGGCCAGCGCCGCGGTGTTCGAAGACCTCGGGGTGCAGCAGGCGCCCAACAGCACGCTCTGCTCCTACCTGAACAAGCTGCTGTGGATCCTCACCGGCAACTTCGCGAAAAAGGGCGGCCAGCACCTGCATTCGTCGTTCGGGCCGCTGTTCGGCCAGTTCTCCGGGCGCACGCCGGTGACCGGCGCGCCGATCATCGCCGGGTTGGTGCCCAGCAACGTGGTGCCCGAGGAGATTCTGACCGACCACCCGGACCGCTTCCGGGCGATGATCGTGGAAAGCAGCAATCCCGCCCACTCGCTGGCCAACTCGGCGGCGTGCCGCGAGGCCTTCGGAGCGCTGGAACTGATGGTGGTCATCGACGTCGCGATGACCGAGACCGCCCGGCTCGCGCACTACGTGTTGCCGGCCGCCTCCCAGTTCGAGAAGCCGGAAGCCACGTTCTTCAATCTCGAATTCCCGCACAACGCCTTTCAGCTACGCCGGCCGCTGCTCGAGCCGCTGCCCGGCACCCTGCCCGAACCGGAGATCTGGGCGCGGCTGGTGCGGGCCCTCGGTGTGGTGGACGACGCGGACCTGCGGCCGCTGTCCGAGGCGGCCCGGCGCGGCCGGCAGGCCTACACCGAAGCCTTCCTGGCCGCGACCGCAACCAACCCGACCCTGGCCAAGGTGCTGCCCTACGTCCTGTACGAGACGCTCGGGCCGACGCTGCCGGAGGGTATGCGCGGCGCGGCCGCCCTGTGGGGCCTCGCCCAGAAGGCCGCGCTGACCTATCCCGAGGCCGTGCGCCGCGCCGGTCATGCCGACGGCAACGCGTTGTTCGACGCTATCCTCGACACCCCGTCCGGGGTGACGTTCACCGTCCACGACTACGAGGACGATTTCGCGCTGATCGGCCACCCCGATCACAAGATCGCGCTGGAAATCCCGGAGATGCTCGACGAATTGGCGGCGCTGAACGCCGGCCCGCCGCGGCTGACCACCCCGGAATTCCCGGTCGTGCTCTCGGTGGGCGAGCGCCGCGCCTACACCGCCAACGACATCTTCCGCGACCCGTCGTGGCGCAAACGTGACGCGGACGGGGCGCTGCGCGTCAGCGTCGAGGACGCACAAGCTCTCGGCCTCGTCGACGGATGCCGGGCCCGCGTCAGCACCGCGGCCGGCAGCGCCGAGGCCACCGTCGAGATCGCCGAGACCATGATGGCCGGACACGCGGCCCTGCCCAACGGTTTCGGGCTGGACTACGTCGACGGCGACGGGCACACGGTGGTTGCCGGTGTCGCCCCGAACGCGCTCACCTCGACCGGGTGGCGCGACCCCTACGCCGGCACGCCGTGGCACAAGCACGTGCCCGCGCGCATCGAGCCGGTGCCCGTCAGTTCCAGATCTTGA